One segment of Yersinia kristensenii DNA contains the following:
- a CDS encoding YcbK family protein — MDKIDNYRRKWLALGGVALGMSLLPGQAFATLSTPRPRILTLNNLNTGESIKAEFFDGRNYNKDELSRLNHLFRDYRANKVKSIDPRLFDQLYRLQGLLGTTKPVQLISGYRSLDTNNELRERGRGVAKHSYHTKGQAMDFHIEGIQLSNIRKAALKMRAGGVGYYPRSNFVHIDTGPTRTW; from the coding sequence ATGGATAAAATTGATAATTATCGCCGTAAATGGCTAGCGTTAGGTGGGGTAGCGCTCGGGATGTCGCTACTCCCTGGGCAAGCATTTGCTACCCTTTCAACTCCTCGCCCACGCATCTTGACCCTGAATAACCTGAATACAGGTGAGTCCATAAAAGCCGAGTTCTTTGACGGTCGAAACTATAATAAAGATGAACTTTCCCGTTTAAATCATTTATTCCGTGACTATCGAGCCAACAAAGTAAAAAGTATCGATCCCCGCCTATTTGATCAACTTTATCGCCTACAAGGTCTGCTCGGTACCACTAAACCGGTGCAGTTGATCTCCGGCTACCGTTCACTTGATACCAATAATGAACTGCGTGAACGGGGGCGGGGGGTGGCTAAACACAGCTACCACACTAAGGGGCAGGCGATGGATTTCCATATTGAAGGTATTCAATTGAGCAATATCCGCAAAGCGGCATTAAAAATGCGCGCAGGTGGTGTAGGATACTACCCTCGCAGTAATTTTGTGCATATTGATACTGGGCCAACACGAACCTGGTAA
- the ldtD gene encoding L,D-transpeptidase produces MSVEKRNPQRVLALYCALICSVMPTFTASATAPMMPIDSSSAQKSPPQSMSVAQSRSQLLAVLPKTITPFYSSELAVLYAANNMQPMWQDRAAVQHFQQQLAEVALSGIQPQFMQWVKWLSDPAITGLARDVILSDAMLGYLHFISGVGANGSVWLYNNVAYKMAMPPATILNRWQQAVHEGNTALYLASLAPQHPQYEKMHLALKQMLADRRPWPQMANGPSLRPGQLSDDIPALREILDRTGMLHPVASAPVQTPEIIPADNPTAAVVNDDLSVDEEKSRAQAHSLVVSPSAAPVADTPVTEGVVAPSAAPPAATVTVTDNVYTPELMEAVKRFQQWHGLSEDGVIGARTREWLNVSPQTRATLLALNIQRLRILPGRVDNGIMVNIPNYSLNYYKNGSEVLSSRVIVGRPSRKTPLMSSALNNVVVNPPWNVPTSLVRQDIVPKARYDSSYFQRHGYTVLSGWSNDAQVVDPSMIDWSMISPNNFPYRLRQAPGASNSLGRFKFNMPSSDAIYLHDTPNHGLFQKDIRALSSGCVRVNKASDLANMLLQDAGWNDARVSSTLKQGDTTYVNIRQRIPVQLYYLTAWVAEDGKPQFRTDIYNYDMTVRSGSQIAHQAELLLQ; encoded by the coding sequence ATGTCGGTAGAGAAAAGAAATCCGCAACGTGTATTAGCGTTATATTGCGCCTTGATTTGTAGCGTGATGCCCACATTTACAGCATCGGCCACGGCGCCGATGATGCCGATTGATTCATCTTCAGCGCAGAAATCACCGCCACAAAGTATGTCAGTTGCGCAGAGCCGCTCTCAATTATTGGCCGTGTTACCGAAAACTATCACGCCGTTTTATTCTTCTGAATTAGCCGTGCTCTATGCTGCCAATAATATGCAGCCAATGTGGCAAGACCGGGCTGCTGTTCAGCATTTCCAGCAACAATTAGCGGAAGTGGCACTCTCTGGTATTCAACCGCAATTCATGCAATGGGTTAAATGGCTCAGTGATCCTGCTATTACTGGCTTGGCTCGAGACGTTATTCTGTCCGATGCCATGTTGGGTTATTTGCACTTTATCTCAGGCGTCGGTGCAAATGGTAGCGTATGGCTTTACAACAATGTGGCGTACAAGATGGCGATGCCACCGGCGACGATTTTAAATCGCTGGCAACAAGCTGTGCACGAAGGGAACACTGCACTTTATCTGGCATCGCTGGCACCCCAGCACCCTCAATATGAAAAAATGCATCTGGCGCTGAAACAGATGCTGGCAGACCGACGGCCATGGCCACAAATGGCCAATGGCCCGAGTTTACGTCCAGGCCAGTTAAGCGACGATATTCCAGCACTGCGGGAGATCCTCGATAGAACCGGCATGTTGCACCCGGTGGCGTCAGCCCCAGTGCAAACCCCTGAGATTATTCCGGCTGATAATCCTACGGCGGCGGTCGTTAATGATGACCTCTCGGTTGATGAAGAGAAAAGCCGTGCTCAGGCCCACAGTTTGGTAGTGAGCCCATCAGCAGCGCCGGTGGCAGATACTCCCGTCACCGAAGGGGTGGTTGCGCCATCCGCTGCACCACCAGCCGCGACTGTCACGGTAACTGACAATGTTTACACGCCAGAGCTGATGGAAGCCGTCAAACGGTTCCAACAGTGGCATGGTTTGAGCGAGGATGGTGTCATCGGTGCCCGTACTCGTGAATGGTTGAATGTTTCTCCACAAACACGGGCGACATTATTAGCCTTAAATATTCAGCGCTTACGCATTTTACCAGGGCGGGTGGATAACGGTATCATGGTTAACATTCCGAACTATTCACTGAATTATTATAAGAATGGTTCCGAGGTGCTCTCGTCTCGAGTGATTGTAGGCCGCCCAAGCCGCAAAACGCCGTTGATGAGCAGTGCATTAAATAATGTGGTGGTTAACCCACCATGGAATGTGCCGACTTCTTTGGTGCGTCAGGATATCGTGCCGAAAGCGCGTTACGATTCCAGTTATTTCCAGCGCCATGGCTATACCGTATTGTCTGGCTGGAGTAATGATGCTCAAGTTGTCGACCCGTCAATGATTGACTGGAGCATGATTTCACCGAATAACTTCCCATATCGCCTGCGTCAGGCACCTGGTGCCAGCAATTCATTAGGGCGGTTCAAGTTCAATATGCCAAGCTCTGATGCTATCTATTTGCATGACACGCCGAACCATGGTTTGTTCCAGAAAGATATTCGGGCCTTAAGCTCTGGCTGTGTTCGCGTGAATAAAGCTTCTGACTTAGCCAATATGCTGTTGCAGGATGCGGGGTGGAATGATGCCCGTGTTTCCTCGACCCTGAAGCAAGGGGATACCACTTATGTCAACATTCGCCAACGTATTCCGGTGCAGCTGTATTATCTGACGGCATGGGTGGCTGAAGATGGCAAACCACAGTTTAGAACAGATATTTACAATTATGATATGACGGTGAGATCCGGCTCACAAATCGCCCATCAAGCAGAACTTTTGCTGCAATAA
- the mukB gene encoding chromosome partition protein MukB has protein sequence MIERGKFRSLTLVNWNGFFARTFDLDELVTTLSGGNGAGKSTAMAAFVTALIPDLTLLHFRNTTEAGATSGSRDKGLHGKLRAGVCYSTLDVVNSRHQRVVVGVRLQQVAGRDRKVDIKPFTIQGLPTAIQPTQILTEVVGERQARVLSLPELKERVEAMEGVQFKQFNSITDYHSLMFDLGVIPKRLRSSADRSKFYRLIEASLYGGISSAITRSLRDYLLPENSGVRKAFQDMEAALRENRMTLEAIRVTQSDRDLFKHLISEATSYVAADYMRHANERRIHLDGALVLRRDLLGSRKQLVTEQYRHVEMSRELAEQSAAESDLETDYQAASDHLSLVQTAMRQQEKIERYQSDLEELTYRLEEQNEVVAEASEQQADNEARAEAAELEVDELKSQLADYQQALDVQQTRAIQYQQALQALERARALCQLPELTADNAEDWLETFLAKEQEATESLLQLEQKLSVADAAHSQFEQAYQLVVTIAGEVSRSEAWQTARELLRDWPSQQHLAERVQPLRMRLSELEQRLRAQQDAERLLQEFCKRQGQAYQPEELEELQRELESQVEALSLSVSDAGERRMEMRQELEQLKQKIQELTARAPVWLAAQDALSQLSEQSGEALEDSRQVTEYMQQLLERERETTVERDEVAATKRAIDAQIERLSQPSGAEDSRMIALAERFGGVLLSEIYDDVTLDDAPYFSALYGPSRHGIVVPDLSLVRDQLAGLEDCPEDLYLIEGDPQSFDDSVFAVEELDKAVVVKIADRQWRYSRYPEVPLFGRAARENRLEALYQERDSLAERYATLSFDVQKTQRLHQAFSRFIGSHLGVAFDSDPEAEIRLLNTRRGEIERALNAHEDQNQQQRQQFEQAKEGISALNRLIPLVSLLLDDTLADRVEEITEELTEAQDAARHIQKHGASLTKLEPLLAVLQSDPQQHEQLQKNYTQAQNSQRQAKQQAFALTEVVQRRAHFSYTDSAGMLTENSSLNDKLRQRLEQAEAERTRAREQLRQYQAQFTQYNQVLASLKSSYDAKRDMLKELSQELVDIGVQADANAEARARTRRDELHAALSTNRSRRNQLEKQLTFCEAEMDSLQKKLRKLERDYHQIREQVVNAKAGWCAVMRMVKDNGVERRLHRRELAYMDGDELRSMSDKALGALRLAVADNEHLRDVLRMSEDPKRPERKIQFYIAVYQHLRERIRQDIIRTDDPVEAIEQMEIELGRLTEELTAREQKLAISSKSVSNIIRKTIQREQNRIRMLNQGLQAVSFGQVKSVRLNVNVREAHATLLDVLSEQQEQHQDLFNSNRLTFSEALAKLYQRLNPQMDMGQRLPQTIGEELLDYRNYLELEVEVNRGADGWLRAESGALSTGEAIGTGMSILVMVVQSWEEESRRLRGKDISPCRLLFLDEAARLDAKSIATLFELCERLEMQLIIAAPENISPEKGTTYKLVRKVFQNHEHVHVVGLRGFANEIPTLPQISAEQ, from the coding sequence ATGATTGAACGCGGTAAATTTCGCTCACTGACCTTGGTTAACTGGAATGGTTTTTTTGCCCGAACATTCGATCTTGATGAACTTGTTACTACCTTATCCGGTGGTAACGGGGCCGGTAAATCTACCGCTATGGCTGCTTTCGTCACAGCATTGATTCCAGATTTAACCTTGCTGCACTTTCGTAACACCACCGAAGCAGGGGCCACCAGTGGCTCGCGTGATAAAGGGCTGCACGGTAAATTGCGCGCCGGAGTGTGTTATTCCACGTTAGATGTGGTCAACTCTCGCCACCAACGGGTGGTGGTTGGGGTACGTCTGCAACAAGTGGCCGGGCGCGATCGCAAAGTTGATATCAAACCTTTCACTATTCAAGGGCTTCCGACTGCAATTCAACCCACACAGATCCTCACCGAAGTGGTGGGCGAGCGCCAGGCGCGGGTGTTGTCATTGCCAGAGCTGAAAGAACGCGTTGAAGCTATGGAAGGGGTGCAGTTTAAGCAATTTAACTCCATCACCGATTACCACTCGCTGATGTTTGATTTGGGTGTGATCCCAAAACGTCTGCGCTCTTCTGCTGATCGCAGCAAATTCTACCGTTTGATTGAAGCGTCATTGTACGGCGGTATTTCCAGCGCCATTACCCGCTCATTACGCGATTATTTATTGCCAGAAAACAGCGGCGTTCGTAAGGCCTTCCAGGATATGGAAGCGGCGTTGCGCGAAAACCGCATGACGCTGGAGGCTATCCGTGTCACCCAGTCCGACCGTGACCTGTTTAAGCATCTTATCTCTGAAGCAACTTCCTATGTTGCTGCTGACTATATGCGCCATGCCAATGAGCGGCGTATTCATCTCGATGGTGCTTTGGTCTTGCGTCGTGATTTACTGGGCAGCCGCAAGCAACTAGTGACCGAGCAGTATCGCCATGTCGAAATGTCCCGTGAATTGGCCGAGCAAAGTGCTGCCGAATCTGATCTCGAAACTGATTATCAGGCCGCCAGTGACCATCTCAGTCTGGTGCAAACCGCGATGCGCCAGCAGGAAAAAATCGAGCGCTACCAAAGTGATTTGGAAGAGCTGACTTACCGGCTGGAAGAGCAAAATGAAGTGGTTGCTGAGGCCAGCGAGCAACAAGCTGATAATGAAGCCCGTGCCGAAGCCGCTGAGCTGGAAGTGGATGAGCTGAAAAGCCAGTTAGCTGATTATCAGCAAGCGCTGGATGTACAGCAAACCCGCGCCATTCAATATCAGCAAGCATTACAGGCATTGGAACGCGCCCGTGCGTTGTGCCAATTACCTGAATTAACCGCTGATAATGCCGAAGATTGGCTGGAAACTTTCCTGGCCAAAGAGCAAGAAGCGACCGAGTCTTTATTGCAACTCGAACAAAAACTGAGTGTGGCAGATGCCGCCCACAGCCAATTTGAGCAAGCTTATCAATTGGTGGTGACCATTGCCGGTGAGGTCAGCCGCAGTGAAGCTTGGCAAACCGCACGCGAATTATTACGTGACTGGCCATCGCAGCAACATTTGGCCGAGCGGGTTCAGCCATTGCGCATGCGCCTGTCCGAGCTGGAGCAGCGTTTACGTGCCCAGCAAGATGCCGAGCGTTTATTGCAAGAATTCTGCAAACGTCAGGGGCAAGCTTATCAGCCCGAAGAGCTGGAAGAGTTGCAGCGTGAGCTGGAATCACAGGTTGAGGCGCTTTCTCTCAGCGTCAGTGATGCCGGTGAGCGGCGTATGGAAATGCGCCAGGAACTGGAGCAACTAAAGCAAAAAATTCAAGAATTGACGGCACGAGCTCCAGTATGGCTGGCGGCTCAAGATGCTCTGAGCCAACTCAGTGAACAGAGCGGCGAAGCGCTGGAAGATAGCCGCCAAGTCACTGAATACATGCAACAGTTGCTAGAGCGCGAGCGCGAAACCACCGTCGAGCGTGATGAAGTGGCGGCAACTAAACGGGCTATTGATGCACAAATTGAGCGCCTGAGTCAGCCAAGCGGTGCTGAAGATTCGCGGATGATTGCATTGGCCGAGCGTTTTGGCGGCGTGCTGTTATCCGAGATTTATGATGATGTCACGCTCGACGATGCCCCCTATTTCTCCGCGCTGTATGGCCCGTCTCGCCACGGTATCGTGGTACCCGACTTGTCATTGGTGCGCGATCAATTGGCCGGATTGGAAGATTGCCCGGAAGATTTATATCTCATCGAAGGGGATCCGCAGTCATTTGATGACAGTGTCTTTGCCGTCGAAGAACTTGATAAAGCGGTGGTGGTGAAAATAGCCGATCGCCAATGGCGTTATTCTCGCTATCCGGAAGTGCCACTGTTTGGCCGCGCTGCCCGCGAAAACCGGCTAGAAGCGCTGTATCAAGAGCGTGATAGTCTGGCGGAGCGCTATGCGACACTGTCGTTTGATGTGCAGAAAACCCAGCGTTTGCATCAGGCATTCAGCCGGTTTATTGGTTCTCATCTGGGTGTGGCATTCGATTCTGATCCAGAAGCTGAAATTCGGTTGTTAAATACTCGCCGGGGTGAAATCGAGCGCGCGCTGAATGCGCACGAAGACCAAAATCAACAGCAACGCCAGCAATTCGAACAGGCTAAAGAGGGTATCTCAGCGCTTAACCGTTTGATTCCGTTGGTATCATTGCTGCTTGACGATACTTTGGCTGACCGCGTCGAAGAAATCACCGAAGAGCTAACAGAAGCACAAGACGCCGCCCGTCATATCCAGAAACACGGCGCTTCTCTGACTAAGCTTGAACCGCTGTTGGCGGTGCTGCAAAGTGATCCGCAGCAACATGAACAGTTGCAGAAAAACTATACTCAGGCGCAGAACAGCCAGCGTCAGGCTAAACAGCAAGCTTTCGCACTGACAGAAGTTGTGCAGCGGCGAGCGCACTTTAGCTATACCGATTCTGCGGGTATGCTGACTGAAAACTCCTCTCTGAATGATAAACTGCGCCAGCGCTTAGAACAGGCCGAAGCAGAGCGTACGCGGGCTCGCGAGCAGTTGCGTCAATATCAGGCGCAGTTTACTCAGTACAATCAAGTGCTGGCGTCATTGAAAAGTTCTTATGATGCTAAACGTGACATGCTCAAAGAACTTAGTCAGGAACTGGTGGACATTGGCGTTCAGGCGGATGCTAATGCCGAAGCCCGCGCCCGCACGCGTCGCGATGAATTACATGCGGCATTGAGTACCAATCGCTCACGGCGCAATCAGTTGGAAAAACAGCTGACTTTCTGTGAAGCCGAGATGGACAGCTTGCAGAAGAAACTGCGCAAGCTGGAGCGGGACTATCATCAAATTCGCGAGCAGGTGGTTAATGCTAAAGCGGGTTGGTGCGCGGTGATGCGCATGGTGAAAGACAATGGCGTTGAGCGCCGTTTGCATCGTCGTGAACTGGCCTATATGGATGGCGACGAATTGCGTTCTATGTCGGATAAGGCGCTGGGGGCATTACGTCTGGCGGTGGCTGATAATGAACATCTGCGCGATGTGCTGCGCATGTCTGAAGATCCTAAGCGGCCTGAGCGCAAAATTCAGTTCTATATTGCGGTGTATCAGCATCTACGTGAACGTATCCGTCAGGATATCATCCGTACAGATGACCCGGTCGAAGCCATTGAGCAAATGGAAATTGAACTGGGCCGCCTGACTGAAGAACTGACTGCCCGTGAACAGAAACTGGCGATCAGCTCGAAAAGCGTGTCGAATATTATCCGTAAAACTATTCAACGCGAACAGAACCGCATTCGAATGCTGAATCAGGGCTTGCAAGCGGTGTCATTTGGCCAGGTCAAAAGTGTGCGGCTGAATGTGAATGTGCGCGAAGCCCATGCGACCTTGCTTGATGTGTTATCCGAGCAGCAAGAACAGCATCAGGATTTGTTCAACAGTAACCGCCTGACTTTCTCTGAAGCACTGGCAAAACTGTATCAGCGCCTAAACCCACAAATGGATATGGGGCAGCGCCTGCCGCAAACCATTGGTGAAGAGTTACTGGATTACCGTAACTATTTAGAGCTGGAAGTTGAAGTTAACCGCGGCGCAGATGGCTGGTTGCGGGCTGAAAGTGGCGCATTGTCGACCGGTGAGGCTATTGGTACCGGGATGTCTATTCTGGTTATGGTAGTACAGAGCTGGGAAGAGGAGTCGCGCCGTTTACGCGGTAAAGATATTTCGCCTTGCCGTTTACTGTTCCTCGATGAAGCTGCGCGTTTGGATGCCAAATCTATCGCAACATTATTTGAACTGTGCGAGCGGTTGGAGATGCAATTAATTATTGCCGCCCCAGAAAATATCAGTCCAGAAAAAGGGACAACTTATAAACTGGTGCGAAAAGTCTTCCAAAATCATGAGCATGTACACGTAGTCGGTTTGCGCGGCTTTGCCAATGAAATACCGACTTTGCCACAGATATCTGCTGAACAATGA
- the mukE gene encoding chromosome partition protein MukE — protein sequence MSSTNIEVVMPVKLAQALANSLFPALDSQLRAGRHIGIDELDNHAFLMDFQEQLEEFYTRYNVELIRAPEGFFYLRPRSTTLIPRSVLSELDMMVGKILCYLYLSPERLAHEGIFAQHELYEELLSLADESKLLKFVNQRSTGSDLDKQKLQEKVRTSLNRLRRLGMIYFMGNDSSKFRITEAVFRFGADVRSGDDPREAQLRMIRDGEAMAVENSLSLHDESDESDITMGNATDSAEDEQE from the coding sequence ATGTCATCAACAAATATTGAAGTAGTAATGCCGGTTAAACTGGCTCAGGCATTGGCCAACTCATTGTTTCCGGCACTGGATAGTCAGTTACGCGCTGGCCGTCATATTGGTATTGATGAGCTGGATAACCATGCTTTCCTGATGGATTTTCAGGAGCAACTGGAAGAGTTTTATACCCGCTATAACGTGGAGTTAATCCGTGCGCCGGAAGGTTTCTTCTATCTGCGCCCTCGTTCAACCACGTTGATCCCGCGCTCGGTGTTATCTGAGCTGGATATGATGGTCGGCAAAATTCTTTGTTATCTGTATCTCAGCCCGGAACGTCTGGCTCATGAAGGTATTTTCGCCCAGCATGAGCTGTACGAAGAGCTGCTGAGCCTGGCCGATGAGAGCAAATTGCTGAAGTTCGTTAACCAGCGCTCAACCGGCTCAGATTTGGATAAACAAAAGTTGCAGGAAAAAGTGCGAACCTCACTCAACCGGCTGCGCCGTTTGGGCATGATTTACTTTATGGGCAATGACAGTAGCAAGTTTCGTATCACTGAGGCGGTGTTCCGTTTTGGTGCCGATGTGCGCAGCGGTGATGACCCACGCGAAGCTCAGTTGCGTATGATCCGGGATGGCGAAGCCATGGCGGTCGAAAATAGTCTGTCACTCCATGATGAAAGCGATGAAAGCGACATCACCATGGGCAATGCAACGGACAGTGCAGAGGATGAACAGGAATGA
- the mukF gene encoding chromosome partition protein MukF, which yields MSEFSQTVPELVAWARKNDFSITLPTERLAFLMAIATLNGERLDGEMSEGELVDAFRHVSKGFEQTTETVAVRANNAINDMVRQRLLNRFTSELADGNAIYRLTPLGIGITDYYIRQREFSTLRLSMQLSIVAQELQRAAEAAEEGGDEFHWHRNVFAPLKYSVAEIFDSIDMTQRLMDEQQHSVKEDIAALLNQDWRAAIASCEMLLSETSGTLRELQDTLEAAGDKLQANLLRIQEATIGNAGLDLVDKLVFDLQSKLDRIISWGQQSIDLWIGYDRHVHKFIRTAIDMDKNRVFAQRLRQSVQNYFDNPWALTYANADRLLDMRDEELALRSEEVTGELPPDLEFEEFNAIREQLAALIEQALLVYQQKKLPLNLGEVMRDYLAQYPRARHFDVARILVDQAVRLGVAEADFSGLPAEWLAINDYGAKVQAHVINKY from the coding sequence ATGAGTGAATTTTCCCAGACAGTACCCGAACTGGTCGCCTGGGCGCGAAAAAATGATTTCTCGATTACTCTGCCAACAGAGCGTCTGGCCTTTCTTATGGCTATTGCCACCTTAAATGGTGAGCGGCTGGACGGTGAAATGAGCGAAGGCGAGCTGGTGGATGCATTTCGTCACGTCAGTAAAGGGTTTGAACAGACCACCGAAACCGTGGCCGTGCGCGCCAATAACGCCATCAATGATATGGTGCGCCAGCGTTTACTCAACCGTTTTACCAGTGAGTTGGCCGATGGTAATGCTATTTACCGCCTAACTCCATTAGGCATTGGCATTACAGATTATTATATCCGCCAGCGGGAGTTTTCCACTCTGCGGCTGTCGATGCAGTTGTCGATAGTGGCGCAAGAACTGCAACGGGCGGCAGAAGCGGCGGAAGAGGGCGGTGATGAATTCCACTGGCACCGTAATGTCTTTGCCCCGCTTAAATATTCAGTCGCTGAAATCTTTGACAGTATCGACATGACCCAGCGCCTAATGGACGAGCAGCAGCATAGCGTTAAAGAAGATATCGCGGCGCTCTTGAATCAAGATTGGCGTGCTGCTATTGCCAGCTGCGAAATGTTGCTGTCAGAAACCTCCGGTACACTCAGAGAGTTACAAGACACGCTGGAGGCGGCTGGTGATAAGCTTCAGGCGAATTTATTGCGCATTCAAGAAGCCACCATCGGCAATGCGGGCTTGGATTTGGTCGATAAACTGGTGTTTGATTTACAAAGTAAACTTGACCGTATTATCAGTTGGGGCCAGCAGTCTATTGATCTGTGGATTGGTTATGACCGCCACGTGCACAAGTTTATCCGTACTGCGATTGATATGGATAAAAACCGGGTATTTGCCCAGCGCTTACGCCAGTCAGTGCAAAATTATTTTGATAACCCTTGGGCCTTGACCTACGCCAATGCTGATCGCTTGCTGGATATGCGCGATGAAGAGTTGGCGCTGCGTAGTGAAGAGGTCACCGGAGAATTGCCACCGGACTTGGAATTTGAAGAGTTTAATGCTATCCGTGAGCAGTTAGCCGCCCTGATTGAACAAGCATTGCTGGTATATCAGCAGAAAAAACTGCCGCTCAATTTGGGGGAAGTGATGCGCGATTACCTCGCGCAATATCCGCGTGCTCGTCATTTTGACGTGGCTCGTATCCTGGTCGACCAGGCAGTTCGCCTTGGTGTGGCCGAAGCCGATTTCTCAGGATTACCCGCTGAATGGCTGGCAATCAATGATTACGGAGCCAAGGTGCAGGCACATGTCATCAACAAATATTGA
- the cmoM gene encoding tRNA uridine 5-oxyacetic acid(34) methyltransferase CmoM yields MQDRNFDDIAEKFSRNIYGTTKGMIRQAVVWQDITGLLAQLPQRPLRILDAGGGEGHMACQLAELGHQVLLCDLSAEMIQRAKVAAQEKGVSHNMQFVQSAAQDITQHLEQPVDLILFHAVLEWIAEPQQVLQILFNALNPGGALSLMFFNANGLVMRNAVLGNFQLAIPGLKRRRQRSLSPQYPLDPPTVYRWLEQMGLSISGKTGVRVFHDYMKNKQQQVDEFAELLALEQRYCRQEPFISLGRYVHVMAFKPNLKDPL; encoded by the coding sequence ATGCAGGATCGCAATTTCGATGATATTGCCGAGAAATTCTCGCGCAATATCTACGGCACGACGAAGGGAATGATCCGTCAGGCGGTGGTGTGGCAAGATATCACCGGGCTATTAGCGCAGTTGCCGCAACGCCCGTTACGGATTTTAGATGCAGGTGGTGGTGAAGGGCATATGGCTTGTCAACTGGCGGAATTGGGTCATCAGGTTCTATTATGTGACCTGTCCGCTGAGATGATCCAACGTGCAAAAGTGGCCGCTCAGGAAAAAGGTGTGAGCCACAACATGCAATTTGTACAAAGTGCGGCCCAGGACATCACCCAACATTTGGAACAGCCCGTTGATCTGATATTGTTCCATGCGGTTTTAGAATGGATTGCAGAGCCACAACAAGTTCTGCAAATACTTTTTAATGCGTTAAACCCAGGTGGCGCACTGTCATTGATGTTTTTCAATGCCAATGGGTTAGTGATGCGTAATGCGGTATTAGGTAACTTTCAATTGGCGATACCCGGCCTCAAAAGACGTCGGCAGCGCTCGTTATCACCGCAATACCCGTTAGACCCGCCGACGGTATACCGTTGGCTTGAGCAAATGGGTTTATCCATTAGCGGTAAGACAGGAGTACGGGTGTTTCACGATTACATGAAAAATAAACAGCAACAAGTCGATGAATTTGCTGAATTATTGGCGTTGGAACAGCGCTATTGCCGGCAGGAGCCCTTTATCAGTTTGGGGCGCTACGTGCATGTCATGGCGTTTAAGCCGAATCTGAAGGACCCATTATGA
- the elyC gene encoding envelope biogenesis factor ElyC — protein sequence MLFTLKKFVGGLLMPLPFLLIIMGLALILLWFTRWQKSGKTLFALSWLILLLISLQPVADRLLLPLEKQYATYQGNDPVDYIVVLGGGYTFNPNWAPSANLFSNSLPRVTEGIRLYRAHPNAKMVFTGGAGPNSQSSAKTAAQVAESLGVPAADIIALEQPKDTAEEAAAVATLVGNKPFLLVTSASHLPRAIKFFTAKGLHPIPAPANQLAITSPLHSWERIIPAATYLGHTERAWYETLGLIWQTLTDNKNDE from the coding sequence ATGCTTTTTACCCTAAAAAAGTTTGTTGGCGGCTTATTAATGCCACTGCCCTTTCTGCTTATCATCATGGGGCTGGCATTAATCTTATTGTGGTTTACCCGCTGGCAAAAAAGTGGCAAAACGCTTTTTGCATTAAGTTGGCTGATATTATTGCTTATTAGCCTGCAACCTGTCGCGGATCGCCTGTTATTACCGCTGGAAAAACAATACGCAACTTATCAGGGAAACGACCCGGTAGATTACATTGTTGTCCTTGGTGGCGGCTACACGTTTAATCCGAATTGGGCGCCAAGTGCTAATTTATTCTCGAATAGTTTGCCGCGAGTCACTGAGGGGATCCGGCTGTATCGTGCCCATCCTAACGCAAAAATGGTGTTTACCGGCGGCGCTGGCCCGAACAGCCAAAGTAGTGCAAAAACAGCGGCGCAGGTAGCGGAAAGTTTAGGGGTTCCGGCGGCGGATATTATTGCATTAGAGCAACCCAAAGATACGGCTGAAGAAGCGGCAGCGGTGGCTACCTTGGTGGGTAATAAACCTTTTTTGCTGGTGACCTCCGCCAGTCATTTACCTCGGGCGATAAAATTTTTTACAGCCAAGGGCTTACACCCTATTCCGGCTCCCGCCAATCAGTTAGCTATTACCAGCCCCTTACACAGTTGGGAACGCATTATTCCGGCGGCAACCTATTTAGGCCACACCGAACGCGCTTGGTATGAAACATTGGGGCTAATCTGGCAAACATTAACGGACAATAAAAATGATGAATGA